Within the Chiloscyllium plagiosum isolate BGI_BamShark_2017 chromosome 31, ASM401019v2, whole genome shotgun sequence genome, the region AGGCCAGAAGGTGCTGCTGGTAGTGCCATTACTGGGCTACCTGCTGGGAAGGCTTTTACTGCTGTTCACCCACATTTTCCAGCTGCCGGTCAATGTGATGTTCGGCTCTGCAGTGATTAATGGATTGACTGGAGGATTCCCAGCGTACTGGAGTGGGATTAATGCCATCACTGCCCTGAGGTCAGAACCAGCCAAACGCAGTCTGAGGTTAAATGTGCTGGAGGTGGCATCGGGGATGGCTGGATTCATTGGCAGCCTGGCATCCGGTCACTTCTTTTTGATGAAAGTTAATAACCAACATGGGATCTTACTGATCTGCCTGTGCCTGATACTGTACTTACTAAGTCTGCTGTATTCAGCATTTATCCTCCGTTATCCTTCTGTTCAGCCACAAGGTCAGCTCCCCACAGAGGTGAATGACCCTAGCCCGAAGAGATACAGCATGCAGATAGTTCTTCTCTTTATCTGCTACCTCCTGTATGATTTTGGAGTGACTGGTGGTGAGAACATCATCACAATCTTTGTCCTGAAGCCCCCTTTGAGCTGGGATGCCATCTGGGTGGGCTATGGTAAAGCTGCCTGTCATGTCATGTTTCTGACCAGCTTCCTCGGAGTTCTCATCCTCTCCAAATGGCTGAGTGACACATCCCTGGTGTTGATGGGCATCATCTCCAACACGGCTGGATTCACCACCATGGCCTTTGTGAGGAGGAGCTCAGTGTATTTCATTGGTAAGTATTGCACTTCCCTTTAACCACGCAGATAAGAATTAGACCAAAACCCCTGAATAATAGAGCCTTTGTTTTAATTATTCTCAAGATATGAGCATCACGGGCTAGGCCAGTACTTATTATCCAGCTTAATattcaaccacattgatgtaggtttggagtcaaatgtaggccagaccacatgTGGggggagggcagatttccttccctgaaagggaTTCGTGAATCTGATGGGGTTTTGTTGCAATACTTGACACTGGTTTCAACTAAGCTAACTTTCGATTCCTAATTTTCAACTGAATTCaactttcaccatctgctgtggcagacaTTGAGGCCCTGAACTCAggcactggattactaatcttgTGACAATACCACTACTACACCACCTCCTCCAAGCAAAGGTCTCGGAGTAATGGAAATTAAAGTCaatatttattcaaatatttagaaaaaaatagCAATGAGGTAAAGAAAAGATGCAAGATTGAGAGTGGGGGGTCATTTATACGGTTACCTGGAATCTAAATACTGGAAAATCCAAACGACAAATGCAGTTTCCTGTTTTATTAGTAATCCTTCGGGTTGTGAATTCAAATGCGAACTTAAAGTCAGTCAGTTTTGTAATTTGTGAACTGGCTTCAGTGAAACACTTGGATTATTGTCAAACCCCAAGTGATAAACTTTGTGATGTTTTGACATTATGAAATGTTAAGTTATGCTACACTGTTGACGTATAGTTCCCTTGACGTGATTCAGATTGAGGGTCCTGGCTCTGTCAACATTCCCACATGTTGAGGATGAATCAAAAGGCAAATTTGAGATTACGGGTTCAAGTATTTGTCTAATATTCACTATTGAGTCATTAATCTGCCTGATGCCATCAGTATTACAGGATTTAAAAAGGTTTTATGATGGTTTATCTCTCGTGGAGATTAGTTCAGCATTCCAAACGCAGTCACAAATCAAAATGGCATTTGAGGTGCAAGATTTCCACCCCTACCCTGAGGACTGCTAAGCAGCAAGGCAGACTGCCTGGTCATGTGACTGtgctaaatggcacagcaggGTAGGGCAGGTCATGCAGGTAGGCACTGAGTGAGCGAACTGGGTGCCCCTCCCTGTGACAAACTATCTCTGCAGCAGCCTTTCAGTGTTAGTTGCCACCATGTCCTTAATTGTAGGGCTGTGCTTCCAGAGCGGGTACTTAAGAGAGATGGTCATGAggggatgccaatgtccatggacaagGGCTGCATGCAGCTGGTGTCCTGAGATGCTGTTTGCTGCTGCATCATGCCCAGTCCATCACAAGAGCCAACtgtccatccattgactccatctgtacttcctGCTACCCCAGGAAGACAGCCAACGTCATCAAAGACCCtgcccaccccagttataattttataacattgtattcttcactgttgtattgtatggtatgatcctctgtactgcatgcaaaactaaacctttcactgtagctagatacatgtggcaataatgaatcaaatcagcATGCAGGCTCCTCATAGCCAGTATTGAGCTGAACTCACCAGGTACTCGCACTGACTTCCAGGTGGAGACTATGCCAGACATGGTCATTCAGTGCCTCTCCCTTGAAGCCAGGGGGCTTCTGACCATGAACAAACCTCCCCTCCCACATGACCCTCCCATCCATATCCCACTTTACCATATCCCACGTTGCAGATACTGTTGGCCTCTTCACTCTTGTCTTACCCCTCACCCCAGCCTGCAGCTCCCAATCTCTAGGAATACCTTGCCTAGTCTTCCCTCTCATAGCAGCAGCAACGTTGCCCACAAATCCGTCCCACCACCActgtgcaccccccccccccccccccccccccccccccacatgtATGTTACACTTAGGTCTTGCCTTACCTAAATGTAGGGCATTATCCCCAGGGGtgaaaagtgtggtgatggaaaagcacaacaggtcaggcagcatccgaggagcaggagagttgacgtttcgagcataagcccttcatcaggattcttgatgagttcctgataaagggtttttgcccaaaatgtcgactctcctgctcctcggatactgcctgacctgctgtccttttcagcagcacactcttcgacttagatctacagcatctgcagtcctcacttcctccattatCCCCAGAGGGTTTAAGAGCAGGAGAACCTGAGAGGGACCAACAAAAtgttgggtctacctacagcacatgccctgcagttcaccaccaccttctcaaaggcaactagagatgggcagtaaatgctggccaatcagcaatacccacatctcatgtgagattttttaaaaatttagataaaatgcttcttttttttctttcttcctgtcaaaatggacaatctcaTGCTTTCCCAGATTTCCCAAGGCCAGCACTGCTCACTGTGACACACCATTTCTTACATGTTTCCAAGCAGAAGCTGACCTATTTGTGCCCACTGTTAGCCATGTTACCTCCTACAccgtgagcttttattttcctgaAGAATGATTGATGTGACACCTCATCAAAGGCctcctgaaaatctaaatacgctgtacagtacatccactggttctcctttatctgcagTGTGTGTTACTCCCTCAAAGATCTCCAACAGATTGATCAAACATGGTTTCCGTTTGACAAAACCATGGTGATTCTGCCTAATTACCTTGATGTTATCTGAGTGCACTATTATAAGTTCTTTAAGAATagcctctaacattttccctgtcAAGTTAGCTGACCTGTAGGTTCCTCGTTTGCCTCCTTCACTTTTTGAAGAAAAGTTTTCCAATCTGGTGAAACCATTCCTGAATCAaggaatttttggaaaattaaaaccaatgattCATCAATCAACGCTCTCACtaaccacttcttttaagaccctggaGTAAAGTCTATCAAGACCTGGCATTGTTAACCCTTACTT harbors:
- the LOC122565076 gene encoding thymic stromal cotransporter homolog, whose protein sequence is MVLGVDMNSLLSYVEPVVVVTNVANSLFDTALLMEVYDQLNGTAAGNSDVVQKEVARFYMIYNMIYSLAPLLTTVLLGKWADRQGQKVLLVVPLLGYLLGRLLLLFTHIFQLPVNVMFGSAVINGLTGGFPAYWSGINAITALRSEPAKRSLRLNVLEVASGMAGFIGSLASGHFFLMKVNNQHGILLICLCLILYLLSLLYSAFILRYPSVQPQGQLPTEVNDPSPKRYSMQIVLLFICYLLYDFGVTGGENIITIFVLKPPLSWDAIWVGYGKAACHVMFLTSFLGVLILSKWLSDTSLVLMGIISNTAGFTTMAFVRRSSVYFIARSMMLFSCIPLPTIRAQLSKQMEGASYGSIFAWLQSAMALTDVISTALFNSLYAGSLQSESNFLLLLAAAICWSSTVPVV